The following coding sequences are from one Kushneria phosphatilytica window:
- a CDS encoding CidA/LrgA family protein — protein MLAGFSWLMLFLVIGNLIQSATGVPVAGSVLGMLILLITLLISGRVSTTLIDASRSLIHYFSLLILPSSTGIFFLGAAIGSIWWKLALAVLTGTIVSVCASLLVMRAMVNWQERRTQRSEDIS, from the coding sequence ATGCTGGCTGGTTTTTCATGGCTGATGCTGTTTCTGGTCATCGGCAATCTGATTCAGAGTGCTACAGGGGTACCAGTGGCTGGCAGTGTGCTGGGCATGCTGATACTGCTCATTACATTGCTGATCAGTGGGCGCGTGTCCACCACACTGATCGACGCCTCACGTTCGCTGATTCATTACTTTTCACTGCTTATTCTGCCCAGCTCGACGGGCATTTTCTTTCTGGGAGCCGCCATTGGCTCGATCTGGTGGAAACTGGCACTGGCCGTACTGACAGGCACTATTGTCAGTGTCTGTGCCTCACTTCTGGTCATGCGCGCCATGGTCAATTGGCAGGAGCGACGTACACAGCGTAGCGAAGACATCTCATGA
- a CDS encoding quinone oxidoreductase family protein: protein MVKRIQFARTGGPEVLELVDGEPRDPAPGEVRVANKAIGLNFIDIYFRTGLYPTELPSGLGTEAAGVVDAVGQGVSDFEPGDRVAYAQGPLGAYSEYHVLPAEKVIQLPDTIGMEQAAAGMLKGLTVQYLLRQTYPLQGGETILFHAAAGGVGSIACQWARALGVRLIGTVSSSEKAEIASHNGAWAVIDYTKENVVERVRELTDGAMCPVVYDSVGRDTWETSLDCLSPRGTLVSFGNASGPVEGVNLAILNKKGSLFVTRPSLGGYADTRERFEMMCRDLFDVIERGDVEIHIGHRYRLAEAGEAQQALAERRTSGSTILLP from the coding sequence ATGGTAAAACGGATTCAGTTTGCCCGTACCGGTGGACCTGAAGTACTCGAACTGGTTGATGGTGAACCTCGTGACCCGGCACCGGGTGAAGTCAGGGTTGCCAATAAAGCGATCGGGCTTAACTTCATTGATATCTATTTTCGTACTGGTCTGTATCCGACCGAGTTACCCTCGGGGTTGGGTACCGAAGCGGCAGGTGTTGTGGATGCCGTGGGTCAGGGCGTAAGCGATTTCGAACCTGGTGATCGAGTTGCCTATGCGCAGGGGCCGCTGGGGGCTTACAGCGAGTATCATGTGCTGCCTGCCGAGAAGGTCATCCAGCTCCCCGATACGATAGGCATGGAACAGGCCGCTGCCGGGATGCTCAAGGGGCTGACCGTGCAATATCTGTTGCGCCAGACCTATCCCTTGCAGGGCGGCGAAACCATCCTGTTTCACGCAGCAGCAGGGGGCGTGGGCTCCATTGCCTGTCAATGGGCCAGAGCTCTGGGAGTACGCCTGATCGGTACTGTTTCCTCCTCGGAAAAGGCCGAAATTGCCAGCCATAATGGCGCATGGGCAGTGATCGATTACACAAAGGAGAATGTTGTCGAGCGGGTCCGCGAACTGACGGATGGTGCCATGTGTCCTGTGGTATATGATTCGGTCGGACGCGACACATGGGAAACCTCACTGGATTGTCTGTCGCCACGCGGAACGCTGGTCAGCTTCGGTAATGCTTCAGGTCCTGTGGAAGGCGTCAATCTGGCGATTCTCAACAAGAAGGGGTCACTGTTCGTCACACGTCCCAGCCTGGGCGGATATGCCGATACCCGGGAGCGTTTCGAGATGATGTGCCGCGATCTGTTTGATGTCATCGAGCGCGGCGATGTAGAAATCCATATCGGTCATCGCTATCGGCTGGCAGAAGCGGGTGAGGCTCAGCAGGCGCTGGCCGAGCGCCGTACCAGCGGTTCCACCATTCTATTGCCCTGA
- a CDS encoding SDR family NAD(P)-dependent oxidoreductase — MLKHLPDGYTALIVGGGGIARALLRALSDDPRPGRLLLVTRHTPENDERGALPEDPRLEIIETDVTHEAGLEILHEALGSQPVHLLFNTIGVLHQQQAGNSSLWPEKRLEELSFNALMHSFHINAATAAMLLAILHENLMRHPVIVASLSARVGSIGDNGFGGWYSYRAAKAAHNMLMKTAAIELSRRNHQAIVLCLHPGTTDTRLSQPFQTRVPAGKLFSTDFVAERLLRVLDARTPEDTGTFRDWNDQPIEW, encoded by the coding sequence GTGCTGAAACATTTACCGGATGGTTATACGGCTCTGATTGTCGGCGGAGGCGGCATTGCTCGCGCTCTACTGCGGGCTCTGAGCGATGATCCACGGCCAGGCCGGCTGCTGCTGGTGACTCGTCACACACCCGAGAATGACGAGCGCGGCGCGTTACCGGAGGATCCGCGTCTGGAGATCATCGAAACCGATGTCACTCATGAGGCCGGGCTTGAAATCCTGCACGAGGCGCTGGGAAGCCAGCCGGTTCATCTGCTGTTTAACACCATCGGTGTATTACATCAGCAACAGGCCGGCAATTCCTCACTCTGGCCGGAAAAGCGTCTTGAGGAGCTTTCCTTCAACGCACTCATGCACAGTTTCCATATCAATGCAGCCACTGCTGCAATGCTGCTCGCCATACTGCATGAAAACCTGATGCGCCATCCCGTGATCGTGGCGTCATTATCTGCCCGGGTAGGATCGATCGGAGACAATGGCTTTGGGGGATGGTACAGCTATCGTGCAGCCAAGGCGGCTCACAACATGCTGATGAAAACCGCAGCCATCGAACTGAGTAGGCGTAATCATCAGGCTATTGTGCTCTGCCTGCACCCTGGCACCACCGACACCAGGCTTTCACAGCCTTTTCAGACCCGAGTGCCGGCAGGCAAACTGTTTTCAACCGATTTTGTTGCCGAGCGACTGCTCAGGGTACTCGATGCCCGTACCCCGGAGGATACGGGCACCTTTCGGGACTGGAACGACCAGCCCATCGAGTGGTAG
- the cydC gene encoding thiol reductant ABC exporter subunit CydC — MSAPSADPARVDLRPWLGQMRPFAWLMALGILLNLIALASSVGLIALSGWFLSAAAVAGTSAATAATFNFLLPSAGVRGFAITRTAGRYGERVASHEGTLKLLSRLRWHLYRAIEPLSPTALQHYGSSDLMARLTADVDALDNLYLRVVTPSIVALGIIVLCGVIIGVFAPPIGLFAAVALAISGTLGPWLAWRRGHHLSHRWQVLNTHLRARLLERLPALSELLLYERWQPETESLLKDQQERDAHELALAGVWGRSQLLSQILLGITITVVLAMAAWWSLHRNLSPTLIALMGLSIMGAFEAVAMLPQAWQNLGRIQRAAGRLEELTTRVPSICFPAESLDKPNDNGLDIRELEVRFDDGTTALSNFSLTLAPGEHFALLGPSGGGKTTLLNTLVRFLSPTHGRILLGGVSIDALDEPTLRASMGIAPQDTHLFVASYRDNLKLGNPEAGDDELHQLLQALDLSDWLSDQPEGLDSYPDEGGSSLSGGQLKRFGIARALLTHAPILLLDEPTEGLDEQTARRVLSTIRTHAKGRTLLMITHHVSGLDQLDRIGIMDEGHLLEIGPPQQLLEDIDSRFSALQQQIVL; from the coding sequence ATGTCCGCGCCTTCAGCTGATCCAGCCCGTGTTGATCTGCGCCCCTGGCTTGGCCAGATGCGCCCTTTTGCATGGCTAATGGCACTGGGCATTCTGCTCAATCTGATTGCACTGGCTTCCAGCGTCGGATTGATCGCCCTCTCCGGCTGGTTTCTTTCTGCCGCTGCAGTGGCCGGCACCAGTGCCGCGACTGCAGCCACTTTCAATTTCCTGCTACCCTCGGCGGGGGTCAGGGGGTTTGCCATTACCCGAACAGCGGGCCGTTATGGCGAGCGTGTCGCTTCTCATGAGGGCACTCTGAAACTCCTGTCACGCTTGCGCTGGCACCTCTACCGAGCCATTGAGCCTCTCTCGCCTACTGCACTGCAACACTATGGCAGCAGCGATCTGATGGCACGGCTGACTGCTGATGTCGATGCGCTCGACAATCTCTATCTGCGCGTGGTGACACCATCGATCGTGGCACTGGGTATTATCGTGCTGTGTGGTGTCATCATTGGTGTATTCGCGCCTCCCATTGGACTTTTCGCGGCCGTGGCGCTGGCCATTTCCGGTACACTTGGCCCGTGGCTTGCCTGGCGGCGCGGTCATCATCTCTCCCACCGCTGGCAGGTTCTGAACACGCATCTGCGAGCCCGACTGCTCGAGCGCCTGCCGGCGCTTTCCGAACTGCTGCTCTACGAACGATGGCAACCCGAAACCGAGAGCCTTTTGAAGGATCAGCAGGAGCGCGACGCTCATGAGCTGGCCCTTGCGGGGGTATGGGGGCGTTCACAGCTGCTTTCACAGATTCTACTGGGCATTACCATTACCGTCGTGTTGGCCATGGCGGCCTGGTGGTCGCTGCATCGCAATCTATCGCCAACCCTGATTGCGCTAATGGGATTAAGCATCATGGGCGCCTTCGAAGCTGTCGCCATGCTGCCCCAGGCCTGGCAGAACCTGGGACGAATTCAGCGCGCTGCAGGCCGTCTCGAAGAACTGACTACCCGGGTACCGAGCATCTGTTTTCCTGCCGAAAGTTTGGACAAGCCAAACGACAACGGACTCGATATCCGTGAGCTGGAGGTCAGGTTCGATGATGGCACCACCGCCCTGAGCAACTTCTCGCTGACCCTGGCACCCGGGGAGCATTTTGCTCTGCTGGGGCCCTCGGGAGGTGGCAAAACAACGCTACTCAATACCCTTGTACGCTTTTTGTCACCGACTCATGGCAGGATCCTGCTGGGAGGTGTGTCCATAGACGCCCTGGATGAACCTACCCTGCGAGCCTCGATGGGCATCGCGCCTCAGGATACCCATTTGTTCGTGGCCAGCTATCGCGACAATCTGAAGCTTGGCAATCCGGAAGCCGGCGATGACGAACTGCATCAATTACTGCAGGCGCTGGACCTGAGCGATTGGCTGAGCGATCAACCCGAGGGCCTCGACAGCTATCCTGACGAAGGCGGCAGTTCACTGTCAGGTGGCCAGCTCAAGCGTTTCGGTATTGCCCGTGCCCTGCTGACCCATGCCCCCATCCTGCTATTGGACGAGCCGACCGAAGGACTCGATGAACAAACCGCACGTCGCGTGCTAAGCACGATCCGGACGCATGCAAAAGGACGCACACTGTTGATGATCACGCACCATGTGAGCGGACTTGATCAGCTCGATCGCATCGGCATCATGGATGAAGGGCATCTGTTGGAGATAGGCCCACCACAGCAACTGCTTGAAGATATCGACAGCCGATTCAGTGCCTTGCAACAACAGATCGTGCTTTAA
- the cydD gene encoding thiol reductant ABC exporter subunit CydD: protein MAQLPTVRQWLRTTSRRAGPWQRLSVLAGTLSTLLLLVQAWSIATVAQRMVLDHAPLSTLLLPLCLLPLAFAGRGALAWLKTWAGARAGIAIRQSVRRDLLERLARLGPLWAQRQHSATLGNRIWDQVDALQNYHADFRPQTMLCATVPLIILAVVFPLNWAAGIILMVTGPLIPLNMIMVGFGARGRQEAQFLEMGRMSRHFLDTLRGLPTLKLFGVSRRHADNVFEASENFRQRTMRVLRLAFLSSTALEFFSSVSIAILALYIGFSYLGQFHFGTWGHGIDLFIGLFLLILAPEFYQPLRDLGVHYHAKAEAEAAAEDLIPILERPIAEQQAFESWEVPESLSLRLQQVTGRYAGQRSPALSNLDMTIKAGERVAVIGPSGAGKSTLLNVLMGFMRLEEGALLAQGDDGQEIDIARLAPEQWQRSIAWVGQRPVILSGTLADNLRLANIEASDEQLHEALAQADLSDWVKRLPDGLETLLGDRGQPVSGGQARRIALARAFLRDAPLLLLDEPTASLDRDSEARVLAALKRLCQGRTVIMLTHRLALLQLSDRVLMLDQGRAVAIDTFEALRAPGGPLANNTSREAAHVRAFS, encoded by the coding sequence ATGGCTCAGCTTCCTACCGTGCGCCAGTGGCTACGGACCACCAGTCGACGAGCCGGACCATGGCAGCGGCTCAGTGTGCTGGCTGGTACGCTGTCGACCCTGCTGTTACTGGTGCAGGCCTGGTCGATCGCTACTGTCGCCCAGCGAATGGTGCTTGACCACGCCCCATTGAGCACCCTGCTATTGCCCCTGTGTCTGCTACCACTGGCCTTTGCCGGCCGTGGCGCGCTCGCCTGGCTCAAGACCTGGGCCGGTGCCCGGGCCGGTATTGCCATCAGGCAGTCGGTCCGCCGTGACCTGCTCGAGCGTCTTGCACGGCTCGGTCCACTCTGGGCACAGCGCCAGCATAGCGCCACCCTGGGCAACCGTATCTGGGATCAGGTTGATGCCTTACAGAACTATCATGCCGACTTTCGCCCCCAGACCATGCTCTGCGCCACCGTACCGTTGATCATTCTGGCCGTGGTCTTTCCTCTCAACTGGGCCGCCGGCATCATTTTAATGGTTACCGGCCCCCTGATTCCGCTCAACATGATCATGGTCGGATTCGGTGCACGCGGTCGTCAGGAAGCACAGTTCCTCGAAATGGGACGCATGAGTCGCCACTTTCTGGATACCCTGCGAGGCTTGCCGACGCTCAAGCTTTTTGGGGTCAGCCGACGTCACGCCGATAACGTCTTCGAAGCCTCGGAAAATTTTCGGCAGCGCACCATGCGAGTACTGCGTCTCGCCTTTCTCTCCTCTACTGCGCTTGAATTTTTCTCCTCGGTTTCGATTGCCATTCTGGCGCTCTATATCGGTTTTTCCTATCTCGGCCAGTTTCATTTCGGCACCTGGGGACATGGCATAGACCTTTTCATCGGTCTTTTTCTACTGATCCTGGCGCCCGAGTTCTATCAGCCGCTACGTGATCTCGGCGTGCATTATCATGCCAAGGCGGAAGCCGAAGCAGCCGCAGAAGATCTGATCCCCATTCTTGAGCGACCAATTGCCGAACAGCAGGCCTTTGAATCATGGGAAGTGCCCGAATCGCTGTCACTTCGCCTGCAGCAGGTAACCGGGCGATATGCCGGTCAACGCTCACCGGCCCTCTCGAATCTGGACATGACGATCAAGGCAGGAGAACGCGTAGCCGTCATCGGCCCCAGTGGCGCTGGCAAATCCACGCTGCTCAATGTGCTGATGGGGTTCATGCGGCTGGAAGAAGGCGCCCTGCTGGCGCAGGGTGACGACGGTCAGGAAATCGACATCGCGCGACTTGCGCCCGAACAGTGGCAACGCTCCATCGCCTGGGTTGGACAACGGCCAGTTATTCTGTCCGGGACACTGGCAGACAACCTGCGACTGGCCAATATCGAGGCCAGTGACGAGCAGTTGCATGAGGCACTTGCCCAGGCTGACCTGAGTGACTGGGTCAAGCGCTTACCAGATGGTCTGGAGACCCTGCTGGGTGATCGGGGGCAACCCGTTTCCGGTGGGCAGGCGCGACGCATCGCCCTGGCACGCGCCTTCTTGCGCGATGCACCACTACTGCTGCTTGACGAACCTACTGCCAGTCTTGACCGGGATAGTGAGGCACGCGTACTGGCCGCACTGAAGCGACTCTGTCAGGGCAGAACCGTCATCATGCTGACTCATCGACTCGCCCTGCTGCAGCTCTCCGACCGAGTGCTGATGCTGGACCAGGGGCGCGCCGTGGCAATCGATACTTTCGAAGCCCTGCGCGCTCCGGGCGGCCCACTGGCAAACAATACTTCAAGGGAGGCGGCTCATGTCCGCGCCTTCAGCTGA
- the gltX gene encoding glutamate--tRNA ligase, protein MTVRTRIAPSPTGDPHVGTAYVALFNLCFARQHGGEFILRIEDTDRERSTSESEQMILDSLRWLGIEWSEGPDIGGPHAPYRQSERGGIYTDYAQRLLESGHAFRCYRTGEELDEMREARKAQGLYTALKFADLALPEEERARREQEGWSSVVRMHVPDEGTCVIHDMLRGEIELDWAQVDAQILIKSDGMPTYHMANVVDDHLMGITHVLRGEEWINSAPKHRLLYEYFGWPMPELCHLPLLRNPDKSKLSKRKNPTSINYYRRMGYLPEAVINYLGRMGWSMPNDREKFTLDEMMAHFDINRISLGGPVFDLEKLTWLNGVYIREDLDDEALMRRLMEWSFNEEYVGRILPEVRPRVQTLAEVMPLAGHFFSGLPHINANSFEGIRLEQETIVTLLQFLVWRFEAVGHWDKEHLLSVVQELAGHFELKMKAFLAPVFVAITGSQTSTSVMDAMVILGSDMTRARLRHAIEQLGGVSKKQTKRLEKQYREIGQAGA, encoded by the coding sequence ATGACTGTACGTACCCGTATCGCGCCGTCGCCGACCGGCGATCCTCACGTTGGCACTGCCTATGTGGCTCTGTTCAATCTCTGCTTTGCCCGTCAGCATGGTGGTGAGTTCATCCTGCGTATCGAGGATACCGATCGTGAACGCTCCACCAGTGAATCCGAGCAGATGATCCTCGATTCTCTGCGTTGGCTGGGTATCGAATGGTCCGAAGGGCCTGATATTGGCGGTCCTCACGCCCCTTATAGGCAGAGTGAGCGCGGCGGCATCTATACCGATTACGCTCAGCGTCTGCTCGAGAGCGGTCATGCCTTCCGCTGCTATCGTACCGGCGAAGAGCTCGATGAAATGCGCGAGGCGCGCAAGGCACAAGGGCTTTATACCGCCCTCAAGTTTGCTGATCTGGCCTTGCCTGAAGAGGAACGGGCCCGACGTGAACAGGAAGGTTGGTCCAGTGTTGTCCGCATGCATGTACCTGACGAGGGCACCTGTGTCATTCATGACATGCTACGAGGTGAGATCGAGCTGGATTGGGCGCAGGTCGATGCTCAGATACTGATCAAATCCGATGGTATGCCGACCTATCACATGGCCAATGTGGTCGATGATCACCTGATGGGCATCACCCATGTGTTGCGTGGTGAGGAGTGGATCAACTCGGCGCCCAAACATCGGCTGCTTTATGAATATTTTGGTTGGCCGATGCCCGAGCTCTGTCACCTGCCGCTGCTGCGCAACCCTGACAAGTCAAAGCTCTCCAAGCGCAAGAATCCAACATCGATCAATTACTATCGGCGGATGGGTTACCTGCCCGAAGCTGTCATCAACTATCTGGGACGCATGGGCTGGTCGATGCCGAACGACCGCGAAAAGTTCACCCTTGATGAAATGATGGCGCATTTCGACATCAACAGGATCTCGCTGGGCGGGCCGGTCTTTGATCTGGAAAAGCTGACATGGCTCAACGGCGTTTATATTCGTGAGGATCTCGATGATGAGGCCCTGATGCGCCGGCTGATGGAGTGGTCCTTCAACGAGGAGTATGTTGGACGGATTCTGCCGGAAGTGCGTCCACGGGTGCAGACACTTGCCGAGGTCATGCCTCTGGCCGGACATTTCTTCAGCGGGTTGCCACATATCAATGCGAACAGCTTTGAGGGCATTCGGCTTGAGCAGGAGACTATCGTGACCCTGCTGCAGTTTCTGGTCTGGCGTTTCGAAGCCGTTGGCCATTGGGACAAGGAGCATCTGTTGTCGGTTGTGCAGGAACTTGCCGGTCATTTCGAGCTGAAGATGAAGGCTTTTCTGGCGCCCGTGTTTGTAGCCATTACCGGTAGCCAGACTTCGACATCGGTTATGGATGCCATGGTCATTCTCGGTTCCGACATGACCCGGGCCCGCTTGCGGCATGCCATCGAGCAGCTGGGAGGTGTCTCCAAAAAGCAGACCAAAAGGCTCGAAAAGCAGTACCGTGAAATCGGTCAGGCCGGCGCTTGA
- the gltA gene encoding citrate synthase — protein sequence MADRKAQLTIEGLDAPIDLPIYSGTAGPEVIDVRDLVKSGYFTYDPGFVSTASCESGITFIDGANGILLHRGYPIDQLADHSNFTEMAYLLLEGELPNDEQYEDFNSRIRNHTMVHEQIANFFKGFRRDAHPMAVMCGVAGALSAFYHDSLDITKEYDREVSAIRLIAKMPTLAAMCYKYNIGQPFMYPRNDLDYAENFLYMMFGNPCEEFKVNPVMAKAMDRIFMLHADHEQNASTSTVRLAGSTGANPFACVSAGIAALWGPAHGGANEAVLNMLAEIGDESEENIQRYVDRAKDKNDPFRLMGFGHRVYRNFDPRAKVMKETCDEVLSELGMGDDPRLKIAKRLEEIALEDDYFIERKLYPNVDFYSGIILKALGVPTNMFTVIFAVARTIGWVSHWNEMIANGVRIGRPRQLYTGYTQRDYPSQG from the coding sequence ATGGCTGACAGGAAGGCGCAGCTGACCATCGAGGGGCTGGACGCTCCGATTGACCTGCCAATTTACTCAGGCACGGCAGGACCCGAGGTTATCGACGTACGCGACCTGGTCAAGAGCGGCTACTTCACATACGACCCCGGCTTTGTTTCTACCGCCTCCTGCGAATCAGGCATCACCTTCATTGATGGTGCCAATGGCATTCTGCTGCATCGCGGTTATCCCATCGATCAACTGGCCGATCACTCCAATTTCACCGAAATGGCCTACCTGCTGCTCGAAGGCGAACTGCCCAACGATGAGCAGTACGAGGATTTCAATAGCCGTATTCGCAATCACACCATGGTGCATGAGCAAATCGCCAACTTCTTCAAGGGGTTTAGGCGCGATGCTCATCCCATGGCTGTCATGTGCGGGGTTGCCGGCGCACTTTCTGCCTTCTATCACGACAGCCTGGACATCACCAAGGAGTATGACCGTGAAGTGTCGGCCATTCGCCTGATTGCCAAAATGCCCACCCTGGCTGCCATGTGCTACAAGTACAATATTGGTCAGCCCTTCATGTACCCGCGTAACGACCTGGACTACGCAGAGAACTTCCTTTACATGATGTTCGGCAACCCCTGCGAGGAGTTCAAGGTTAATCCCGTGATGGCCAAGGCCATGGACCGCATCTTCATGCTCCATGCCGATCACGAACAGAATGCCTCCACCTCCACCGTGCGCCTGGCAGGCTCGACCGGTGCCAACCCCTTTGCCTGTGTCAGTGCCGGCATTGCTGCTCTATGGGGTCCGGCACATGGTGGCGCCAATGAAGCCGTCCTCAACATGCTTGCCGAAATCGGTGATGAGTCCGAGGAGAACATTCAGCGTTACGTCGACCGTGCCAAGGACAAGAACGATCCCTTCCGACTGATGGGCTTCGGTCACCGCGTTTATCGTAACTTTGACCCACGCGCCAAGGTCATGAAAGAGACTTGCGATGAAGTGCTCAGCGAGCTGGGCATGGGAGATGATCCACGTCTCAAGATCGCCAAGCGTCTTGAAGAGATTGCACTCGAAGACGACTACTTCATTGAGCGCAAGCTCTACCCCAATGTGGATTTCTATTCGGGCATCATTCTCAAGGCTCTGGGGGTCCCCACCAACATGTTCACGGTCATTTTCGCCGTAGCCCGCACCATTGGTTGGGTATCGCACTGGAACGAGATGATCGCCAATGGTGTTCGCATCGGTCGTCCACGCCAGCTTTATACTGGCTATACCCAGCGTGATTATCCCAGCCAGGGCTGA
- the sdhC gene encoding succinate dehydrogenase, cytochrome b556 subunit, whose product MTSKRPSTSVKRPTNLDLSSIQFPLPALVSIAHRITGVIMFVGLIFVLWAFDTSLSSPEGFASVRDALTGNALAQLIAWGLLSALSYHFVAGIRHLIMDMGYGETLQSGQRGAQLTIIITAVLVVLSGVWVW is encoded by the coding sequence GTGACTAGTAAACGCCCCAGTACAAGCGTCAAGCGTCCGACCAACCTTGACCTTTCCTCCATCCAGTTCCCGCTTCCCGCACTCGTATCCATCGCTCACCGCATTACCGGCGTTATCATGTTCGTCGGGCTGATCTTTGTGCTCTGGGCGTTCGATACCTCCCTGTCTTCTCCCGAGGGTTTTGCCTCGGTACGTGATGCACTGACCGGTAATGCGCTCGCTCAACTGATCGCCTGGGGGCTGCTGTCGGCTCTCTCCTATCACTTTGTGGCCGGTATCCGTCATCTGATCATGGACATGGGGTACGGTGAGACCCTGCAAAGCGGTCAGCGAGGCGCTCAGCTGACGATCATCATCACTGCGGTTCTCGTGGTTCTGAGTGGAGTATGGGTATGGTAA
- the sdhD gene encoding succinate dehydrogenase, hydrophobic membrane anchor protein, which translates to MVTSIMNLGRSGVSDWLIQRVSAVILALYTIFIVAFLLFHSDLDYSAWSSLFAQTWMKVFTLLALLSVAAHAWVGLWIVATDYIKPANIRIATLTVVILALFVFVVWGVQVLWGA; encoded by the coding sequence ATGGTAACCAGCATCATGAATCTGGGGCGCAGTGGCGTCTCCGATTGGCTGATTCAGCGTGTTTCCGCTGTTATCCTGGCGCTTTATACGATCTTTATCGTTGCCTTTCTGCTGTTTCATTCCGATCTCGATTACAGTGCCTGGTCATCCCTCTTTGCCCAGACCTGGATGAAGGTGTTTACCCTTCTGGCACTGCTTTCCGTGGCGGCGCACGCCTGGGTCGGGCTGTGGATCGTGGCAACGGATTACATCAAGCCGGCGAATATACGGATCGCCACACTGACTGTCGTGATCCTGGCGCTTTTCGTTTTCGTGGTCTGGGGCGTTCAAGTCCTCTGGGGAGCCTGA